The following proteins are encoded in a genomic region of Bacteroidales bacterium:
- the lipA gene encoding lipoyl synthase, translating to MEEVKRRQKPDWLKIKVPKGKEYIEVRDVIDRNKLHTICTSGQCPNKEDCWGRGTATFMILGNICTRSCKFCAVATGRPLPADLAEPGRIAESVRHMKLRHCVITSVDRDDLEDGGAAIWAATIRAVKEMNPAVTIETLVPDFRGRKEYLQVVINARPEIISHNLETVKRLTPQVRSAAIYERSLEVIGWVVESGIRSKSGIMLGLGETEEEVIQVMDDLRRVGCEVLTIGQYLQPSMKHLPVKEYIRPEQFEKYRIIGLEKDFRYVESGPLVRSSYHAEKHVL from the coding sequence ATGGAAGAGGTGAAGAGAAGGCAAAAGCCCGACTGGCTGAAGATCAAGGTACCGAAAGGGAAAGAATATATTGAAGTCCGGGATGTTATTGACCGTAACAAACTGCATACTATCTGCACATCAGGACAATGCCCGAACAAGGAAGACTGCTGGGGGAGAGGCACGGCGACATTTATGATCCTGGGAAACATCTGCACCCGTTCCTGCAAATTCTGTGCTGTAGCCACCGGGCGGCCTTTACCGGCCGACTTGGCGGAGCCGGGCAGGATCGCAGAATCGGTCAGGCACATGAAACTCCGGCATTGCGTGATCACATCGGTCGACCGCGACGACCTGGAAGACGGCGGTGCAGCCATCTGGGCTGCCACTATCCGGGCAGTTAAAGAGATGAACCCTGCTGTCACCATTGAAACGCTGGTACCTGATTTCCGGGGGAGGAAGGAATACCTGCAGGTGGTCATTAATGCCCGCCCGGAAATAATTTCCCATAACCTGGAAACGGTAAAACGCCTGACCCCGCAGGTGCGGTCAGCTGCCATTTATGAAAGAAGCCTTGAAGTAATTGGTTGGGTAGTGGAATCCGGGATACGGTCGAAATCAGGTATCATGCTCGGCCTGGGCGAAACAGAAGAAGAAGTGATCCAGGTCATGGATGACCTGAGAAGGGTCGGTTGTGAAGTATTGACTATCGGTCAGTATCTGCAGCCCAGCATGAAACACCTGCCGGTGAAAGAATATATCCGGCCGGAACAATTTGAAAAGTACCGGATAATCGGCCTGGAGAAAGACTTTCGTTACGTCGAAAGCGGCCCGCTCGTCAGATCTTCGTACCATGCTGAGAAACATGTGCTATAA
- the lipB gene encoding lipoyl(octanoyl) transferase LipB codes for MNFELIYQDLGLIPYREAWDYQEKLYSGLMARKISGEKIFPGYLLFCEHPPVFTLGKSGSKENLLINEQMLAQRGIEFYRIDRGGDITFHGPGQIVGYPILDLEQFNLGIKSYIWKLEESVILVLKEFGLTAGRLSGATGVWIDSEISSMARKICAIGVKAGRHITMHGFAFNVNTDLSFYQYINPCGFVDKGVTSMEKELGTAQDMGKIKGLLKRCLEDTLRVCVNGHP; via the coding sequence TTGAACTTTGAACTTATCTACCAGGATCTTGGTCTCATTCCCTACCGTGAAGCGTGGGATTACCAGGAAAAGCTATACAGCGGGCTGATGGCCCGGAAGATATCCGGCGAAAAAATTTTCCCCGGCTATCTCCTTTTTTGTGAGCATCCACCCGTTTTCACCCTGGGGAAAAGCGGCTCAAAGGAGAACCTCCTGATCAACGAGCAAATGCTGGCGCAGCGCGGGATTGAGTTCTACCGAATCGACCGCGGTGGTGACATTACTTTTCACGGCCCCGGGCAGATCGTGGGATACCCGATCCTCGACCTGGAGCAGTTCAACCTGGGGATTAAATCATACATCTGGAAGCTGGAGGAGTCGGTTATATTGGTCCTGAAAGAATTTGGGCTAACAGCCGGAAGGCTTTCCGGCGCTACAGGTGTCTGGATAGATTCTGAAATATCGTCAATGGCAAGAAAGATCTGTGCTATCGGCGTGAAAGCGGGCCGGCATATAACCATGCATGGATTTGCTTTTAATGTCAATACTGATCTTTCATTCTATCAATATATCAATCCTTGTGGATTTGTGGATAAAGGGGTTACATCGATGGAAAAGGAGCTCGGAACAGCCCAGGATATGGGAAAAATTAAAGGATTGTTAAAGAGATGTTTAGAAGACACCCTGAGGGTATGCGTTAATGGACACCCTTAG
- a CDS encoding T9SS type A sorting domain-containing protein, whose amino-acid sequence MNRFLLLIIALFTSPILFSQSGFENRCPYKSIQMTDNRIIKQTDDFTITTTDGITRNLYNTLDSGKTVFIDLFYTTCSWCQYYSPIIEEIYQNTGAGQEDIEFWGISNNLFDPDSVIEQYKINFNVSNPCAGPQGGGTTAHTIIISGQNFQGWPTYCVICPDRTLFFDPCYPPTVTGFNPYFAQCAATIGIYDNKPKAIGSRILSVYPNPASTELSLEVTVNDPDPVIIEFFNLLGLKVFSSSYEVSPGIQTISISTGQLPNGAYFIRLMQNGQFMDIQKAWIK is encoded by the coding sequence ATGAACCGTTTTCTACTATTAATAATTGCACTTTTTACATCACCAATCCTGTTTTCCCAATCCGGTTTTGAAAACCGCTGCCCTTACAAGAGCATTCAGATGACTGATAACCGGATCATCAAACAGACAGATGATTTCACCATCACCACTACAGACGGGATCACCCGAAACCTTTACAATACCCTCGATTCCGGTAAGACGGTTTTCATCGATCTCTTTTATACTACTTGCAGCTGGTGTCAATATTACTCGCCCATAATCGAAGAAATTTACCAGAATACCGGCGCAGGACAAGAAGATATCGAGTTCTGGGGTATTTCCAACAATCTTTTTGATCCGGATTCGGTGATTGAGCAGTATAAAATTAATTTTAACGTTTCCAATCCATGCGCCGGACCGCAGGGAGGCGGAACAACGGCTCACACGATCATCATTTCCGGGCAGAATTTTCAGGGTTGGCCAACTTATTGCGTTATATGTCCCGACCGAACCCTCTTTTTCGACCCGTGTTATCCTCCAACCGTCACAGGATTTAATCCGTATTTTGCGCAATGCGCTGCGACAATAGGGATTTATGACAATAAGCCGAAAGCAATAGGTTCCAGAATCCTTTCCGTGTATCCTAATCCGGCAAGCACCGAATTATCGTTGGAAGTGACTGTTAATGACCCTGATCCAGTTATAATTGAGTTTTTTAATTTATTGGGATTAAAAGTTTTCTCATCTTCATACGAAGTCTCCCCCGGCATACAAACCATCAGTATTTCCACCGGTCAGCTTCCGAATGGAGCATACTTTATCAGGTTGATGCAAAACGGGCAATTCATGGATATACAAAAAGCCTGGATCAAATAA
- a CDS encoding N-6 DNA methylase: MISKDAAFKKISDLVTRFEEQYDFYKNSDYNETLTRRDFIDPFFKSLGWDIDNENGYAESYREVIHEDKLKVGGATKAPDYSFRLVGGKRLFFVEAKKPSVQVKDEIYPAYQVRRYGWSAKMPISIITDFEEFAVYDCTKKPTPTDKASVARITYLTFRDYLKEFDFIWETFSKEHVLKGSFDKFVQSDTHKKGTATVDKEFLQSLDNWRTYLATSISWNNKGLDEDEINFAVQQTIDRIIFLRIAEDRSVEPYGNLKNALKQGEYYQNLFSIFREADEKYNSGLFDFKKDKISQALKIDNKIIKTIINELYYPECPYEFSVLSVEILGSAYEQFLGKVIRITPAHHAKIEEKSEVRKAGGVYYTPQYIVDYIVKNTVGKLTEGKTPNEISSLKIVDPACGSGSFLIGAYQYLLDWHKNYYTGDGKVSKGNKGNPLTPDGNLTTSEKKRILLNNIYGVDIDVNAVEVTKLSLLLKCLEGETEASISTQFRLFNERVLPTLDENIKSGNSLIDTDFYAGEFELGFEKKIKPFNWQKAFPEVFKQGGFDIVIGNPPYGALFSENEFIYFKNRYQTAVWRGESYLMFIEQGLRLLQPDGLLGFIIPDTLLNLGFTQLARELLLRNSNIKEIVGLPSNVFSGATVDTIILLTEKAGYTDKFHPSNVRVKTFGKKQPISSIENPQKEFFIESKDWFEQSAFNLQSDNTEMKLLSKLESEKQAVSDIAEIFYGIKVYQVGKGKPPQTEKIRDEKPFTSEKKLAENWLPFYDGKHIDRYQLLWQNNNWLKYGDWLAEPRKPSVFDGEKILIRKITGKTLIATYISETSYCNTLLFVLKLKVIDYSYKGILAIFNSFLIGWYFRKKFQIGMDDTFPQIMIRDILQFPVPKIDKKNDTELNKLVDQLLHLNVEMQNVNLESRRQQIQGKIDYCENGINEIVYQLYGLTEEEIKIVEGKNK, from the coding sequence ATGATAAGCAAAGACGCGGCATTTAAGAAAATTTCCGATCTCGTTACCCGGTTTGAAGAGCAATATGACTTCTATAAAAATTCCGACTATAACGAAACGCTTACCAGAAGGGATTTTATTGATCCTTTCTTCAAGTCATTGGGTTGGGATATTGACAATGAAAACGGGTATGCGGAGAGTTACCGTGAAGTAATTCACGAAGACAAGCTAAAAGTAGGTGGTGCGACCAAAGCTCCTGATTATTCATTTCGATTGGTTGGTGGAAAACGACTTTTCTTTGTCGAAGCGAAGAAACCGAGCGTCCAGGTTAAAGATGAAATTTATCCGGCCTATCAGGTTCGCAGATACGGTTGGAGCGCTAAAATGCCCATCAGTATTATTACCGATTTTGAAGAGTTTGCAGTTTACGATTGCACCAAGAAACCGACACCAACTGACAAAGCCTCCGTTGCCCGGATTACTTACCTGACTTTCCGCGATTACTTGAAAGAATTCGATTTTATCTGGGAAACTTTCAGCAAAGAACACGTTCTCAAAGGCAGCTTTGACAAATTTGTGCAAAGCGACACCCACAAAAAAGGCACAGCTACGGTTGACAAAGAGTTTTTGCAATCGCTTGACAATTGGAGGACTTACCTGGCAACCTCTATTAGTTGGAACAACAAGGGTCTTGACGAAGACGAAATCAATTTTGCCGTTCAACAAACCATTGACCGGATTATTTTCTTACGAATAGCTGAGGACAGAAGCGTAGAACCTTACGGCAATCTGAAAAATGCCTTAAAGCAGGGCGAATATTACCAAAACCTTTTCAGCATATTCAGAGAGGCGGACGAAAAATATAATTCAGGACTTTTTGATTTTAAGAAAGATAAGATAAGCCAGGCCTTAAAGATTGATAATAAGATAATTAAAACCATTATCAACGAATTGTATTATCCGGAATGTCCTTATGAATTTTCGGTTTTATCCGTGGAGATTTTGGGCAGCGCTTATGAGCAGTTTCTCGGAAAGGTAATCCGGATAACCCCCGCACATCACGCGAAGATTGAAGAAAAATCGGAAGTGAGAAAAGCAGGTGGAGTTTATTATACACCCCAGTATATTGTTGATTATATTGTAAAAAACACCGTTGGAAAACTCACTGAAGGCAAGACCCCTAATGAAATCAGCAGTTTAAAAATAGTGGATCCGGCTTGCGGTAGCGGCAGCTTTCTTATCGGCGCTTACCAGTATTTGCTGGACTGGCATAAAAACTATTACACCGGCGACGGTAAAGTTTCCAAGGGGAACAAAGGCAATCCATTAACTCCCGATGGCAACCTCACCACATCTGAGAAGAAAAGAATTTTGCTCAACAATATTTACGGAGTCGATATTGATGTGAATGCAGTTGAAGTAACCAAGCTCAGTCTGTTGCTCAAATGCCTGGAAGGTGAAACCGAAGCAAGCATTTCCACACAGTTTCGTCTGTTTAACGAAAGGGTTTTGCCAACGCTGGACGAGAATATTAAAAGCGGGAATAGCTTGATTGATACCGATTTCTATGCCGGTGAATTTGAACTTGGTTTTGAGAAAAAAATCAAGCCGTTTAACTGGCAAAAGGCATTTCCGGAGGTATTTAAGCAAGGAGGATTTGATATCGTGATCGGCAATCCTCCATATGGTGCGTTATTCTCTGAAAATGAATTTATTTATTTTAAAAACCGCTATCAAACTGCCGTATGGAGAGGTGAAAGTTATCTGATGTTTATTGAGCAAGGTTTAAGACTTCTCCAACCTGATGGATTATTGGGTTTCATTATTCCTGATACGCTTCTGAATTTAGGGTTTACACAACTAGCAAGAGAACTATTATTAAGAAATTCCAACATTAAGGAAATAGTTGGTTTACCTTCGAATGTATTTTCAGGAGCAACTGTTGACACAATTATTCTGCTCACTGAAAAAGCAGGTTACACAGATAAATTTCATCCATCCAATGTTAGGGTTAAGACCTTCGGGAAAAAGCAACCCATTTCTTCAATAGAGAACCCTCAAAAGGAGTTTTTCATAGAATCAAAAGATTGGTTTGAACAAAGTGCTTTTAATCTGCAATCAGACAATACTGAAATGAAACTCCTATCTAAACTTGAATCTGAAAAGCAAGCCGTGAGTGATATTGCAGAGATATTCTATGGGATTAAAGTTTATCAAGTAGGAAAAGGTAAACCCCCACAAACAGAAAAAATTCGAGATGAAAAACCATTTACTTCAGAAAAAAAACTTGCCGAGAATTGGCTTCCGTTTTATGATGGGAAACATATTGACCGTTATCAATTATTATGGCAAAATAATAATTGGTTGAAATATGGTGATTGGCTTGCGGAACCAAGAAAACCTTCTGTTTTTGATGGCGAAAAAATATTAATTCGAAAAATTACTGGTAAGACATTAATTGCAACATATATTTCTGAAACGTCTTATTGCAATACACTTCTTTTTGTTCTGAAGCTAAAAGTTATTGACTATTCATACAAAGGCATCTTAGCAATATTTAATTCTTTTCTTATAGGATGGTATTTCAGAAAGAAGTTTCAGATTGGCATGGATGATACTTTCCCTCAGATTATGATCAGGGATATTCTGCAATTCCCTGTCCCAAAAATTGATAAGAAGAATGATACTGAATTGAATAAACTCGTTGACCAACTTTTGCATCTGAATGTAGAAATGCAAAACGTAAACCTCGAAAGCAGACGTCAGCAAATACAGGGCAAGATTGATTATTGCGAAAACGGAATAAACGAAATCGTTTATCAGCTTTACGGATTGACGGAGGAAGAAATCAAGATTGTGGAGGGGAAAAATAAATGA
- a CDS encoding SIR2 family protein codes for MNRNVLLFGAGAVQAWGGPKTCELTELIRTVGFKCTDNSTTITEYIYQTLLQSGYNEADINFETIINAIEELIVYHAYYDKEKKLPSIPKVLFDPNFYDFIMNYSLIGNEFIYGSRIQIPKGVDWHYQHGAYAGETQEQYFLQLLLGVILTEINARIADYSWHLEDNSKINSPENVETNALVKKWYDNLDFNNRINRIYTLNYDRIFKILALENGVNEVFEGFHTDKIKIAGNYLAPDVKRILSDFNCHVHYNLHGSSFWVVERSFGATSLAPKVNLGAGIHLEINYPFVQVEKGKSILISNIITGYQKTQKSLLTPFRQMQATFDRDCLTAENLYIIGYSFGDEHINFSIKTALEYNQNLIIHLIDPIYDETEGKDGYKRLCELFIYKFFFKIFQTKWNPNKITEKHWSYFNGKFNVYTMGFRDYLEYLIN; via the coding sequence ATGAATAGAAATGTTTTACTTTTTGGTGCAGGTGCGGTTCAGGCTTGGGGTGGCCCAAAAACATGTGAACTAACAGAATTAATAAGAACCGTTGGTTTTAAATGCACTGATAATAGTACAACCATTACCGAATATATATATCAAACACTTCTTCAAAGTGGTTATAATGAGGCTGATATAAATTTTGAAACTATAATAAATGCAATAGAGGAACTTATTGTCTATCATGCCTATTATGATAAAGAAAAAAAACTTCCTTCAATTCCAAAGGTTCTTTTCGATCCAAATTTTTATGATTTCATTATGAATTATTCCTTAATTGGTAATGAATTTATATATGGTTCAAGAATACAAATTCCTAAAGGAGTTGACTGGCATTATCAGCATGGAGCATACGCAGGAGAAACACAAGAACAATATTTTCTCCAACTATTATTAGGAGTAATTTTAACGGAGATAAATGCAAGAATTGCGGATTATTCTTGGCACTTAGAAGATAATTCAAAAATAAATTCTCCCGAAAATGTTGAAACTAATGCTTTGGTAAAGAAATGGTATGATAATCTTGACTTTAATAATAGGATTAATCGAATTTACACTTTGAATTATGATCGGATTTTTAAAATTCTTGCCTTGGAAAATGGTGTAAATGAGGTTTTTGAAGGTTTTCATACCGATAAAATAAAAATTGCTGGAAATTATCTCGCCCCTGATGTTAAAAGAATACTAAGTGACTTTAATTGTCACGTACATTATAATTTGCATGGATCATCATTTTGGGTTGTTGAAAGATCGTTTGGAGCAACATCTTTAGCACCGAAAGTTAACTTGGGAGCTGGAATACATCTTGAAATTAATTATCCGTTTGTGCAAGTTGAAAAAGGGAAAAGCATCTTAATTTCGAATATCATTACTGGATATCAAAAGACTCAAAAGAGTCTATTAACCCCTTTCAGACAAATGCAGGCAACATTTGATAGAGATTGTCTGACTGCCGAAAATCTCTACATTATCGGGTATTCTTTTGGAGATGAGCACATAAATTTTTCTATTAAAACGGCACTAGAATATAATCAAAACCTAATTATACATTTGATTGATCCTATTTATGACGAAACCGAAGGTAAAGATGGTTATAAAAGACTGTGCGAATTGTTTATCTATAAATTCTTCTTTAAAATATTTCAAACAAAATGGAATCCAAATAAAATAACAGAAAAGCATTGGTCATATTTTAATGGCAAGTTTAATGTTTATACTATGGGATTTCGCGATTATTTGGAATACCTTATCAATTAA
- the lysS gene encoding lysine--tRNA ligase: MEQMELSEQELIRRNSLQELINLGIDPYPAGGYEVNATINEILKQFPENQNLFQEVNLAGRIMNRRIMGAASFAEIQDSTGRMQVYFKRDDVCPGEDKTMYNTVFKRLLDIGDIIGVKGFVFLTQMGEITIHVREYRLLSKSLRPLPIVKEKEGEVYDAFTDPEQRYRQRYVDLIVNPEVREGFIKRNKLINSMRSFLDNKGYLEVETPVLQPLYGGAAARPFKTFHNTLDMTLYLRIANELYLKRLIVGGYDGVYEFSKDFRNEGMDRFHNPEFTMMELYVAFKDYEWMMGLVEEMVEKIAFDLHGTSQVRVGENLIDFKRPWKRYSMFEAIHHFTGIDISSMEEDELRKTASELGVELDATMGKGKIIDEIFGQLCEPKLIQPTFITDYPVEMSPLAKKHRSKPGLVERFEAICNSKEICNAFSELNDPIDQRRRFEYQHELGKRGDQESMVLDEDFLRALEFGMPPTAGLGIGIDRLTMIMTNAPSIQDVIFFPQMRPEKRVRIDEDEDFKAIGVPGEWIHWLRKSGFNTIEALKKANPNKLANDLNGIRKKNKLDVSPLSGEVVGSWQ, encoded by the coding sequence ATAGAACAGATGGAACTATCAGAACAAGAGCTTATCCGCCGTAATTCACTTCAGGAGCTGATAAACCTGGGCATTGATCCTTATCCTGCCGGGGGATATGAAGTTAATGCCACCATCAACGAGATTCTTAAGCAATTTCCTGAAAATCAAAACCTTTTTCAGGAAGTGAACCTGGCCGGCCGTATTATGAACCGCAGGATCATGGGGGCTGCTTCTTTTGCTGAAATCCAGGACTCCACCGGCAGGATGCAGGTGTATTTCAAGCGCGATGATGTCTGCCCCGGCGAGGATAAAACGATGTACAACACGGTATTTAAAAGATTACTGGATATCGGCGACATCATCGGTGTCAAAGGTTTTGTTTTCCTAACCCAGATGGGTGAAATTACAATACATGTCAGGGAATACAGGCTTTTATCGAAGTCCCTTCGTCCGTTACCCATCGTTAAAGAAAAGGAAGGTGAGGTCTACGATGCATTCACCGATCCTGAACAAAGGTATCGCCAGCGTTATGTCGACCTGATCGTCAACCCGGAAGTCCGTGAAGGTTTTATCAAAAGGAACAAACTCATCAATTCTATGCGGTCATTCCTTGATAATAAAGGTTACCTTGAAGTGGAAACTCCTGTTCTCCAGCCTTTGTATGGCGGGGCCGCTGCCCGTCCCTTTAAAACTTTCCATAACACGCTCGATATGACCCTGTACCTCCGCATCGCCAATGAACTTTACCTGAAAAGGCTTATCGTTGGTGGTTATGATGGTGTATATGAGTTTTCGAAAGATTTCAGGAATGAAGGGATGGACCGGTTCCATAACCCGGAATTCACAATGATGGAGCTTTACGTAGCTTTTAAGGATTATGAATGGATGATGGGTCTGGTGGAAGAGATGGTGGAGAAAATCGCGTTTGATCTGCATGGGACCTCACAGGTCCGGGTCGGGGAAAACCTTATCGACTTCAAACGCCCCTGGAAAAGGTATTCCATGTTTGAGGCGATCCATCATTTTACCGGTATTGATATCAGTTCTATGGAGGAAGATGAACTACGGAAAACGGCATCTGAGCTTGGTGTGGAACTGGACGCAACGATGGGAAAAGGCAAGATCATCGATGAGATTTTCGGTCAACTTTGTGAACCTAAACTGATCCAACCGACTTTTATTACCGATTACCCGGTGGAGATGTCGCCCCTGGCGAAGAAACACCGCAGCAAACCGGGACTGGTTGAGCGCTTTGAAGCCATTTGCAACAGCAAGGAGATCTGTAATGCCTTCTCCGAACTGAACGATCCCATCGACCAAAGAAGGCGTTTCGAATACCAGCATGAACTGGGCAAGCGCGGCGACCAGGAGTCGATGGTGCTCGATGAAGATTTCCTCCGTGCACTTGAATTCGGGATGCCACCGACGGCAGGCTTAGGTATTGGCATCGACCGGCTGACAATGATTATGACCAATGCGCCTTCCATCCAGGATGTCATCTTCTTCCCGCAGATGCGTCCGGAAAAACGGGTCCGCATCGATGAAGACGAAGATTTTAAAGCCATCGGCGTACCCGGAGAGTGGATCCACTGGTTACGCAAATCGGGGTTCAATACTATCGAAGCCCTGAAAAAAGCAAATCCCAATAAGTTAGCCAACGACCTGAACGGGATCAGGAAAAAAAACAAGCTGGATGTTTCTCCGTTGAGCGGGGAGGTTGTTGGGAGTTGGCAGTAG